The genomic region TTGAAAATGCTGGAAATTGTTTGCTCAATTCGGATTCTAAATAATTTATGAATTATTTCTCCCCCTTGTCTGAATACTGCTTGCCGTTTATACTTCCCGCAATCAAATCTAAGAAAAACCTCTAAAGTCTGAGGTTTTTAGAGGTTCACATGTGTAATAACCGCTATGCAAAATCAATTCTTCAATGTCTTTTTTCTATAGAGCCGATAGAAGTGCACGGGGCAGATGTTACGGTGCATTCGCTTTCGTATGATTCGCGTGAAGTACAAACGGGAGCTGCTTTTTTTGCCTTGCCCGGGGTGCATACCGATGGTTCAAAGTTTATCGATGCGGCTATTGCGAAGGGTGCCGTTGCGGTTATTCATGAAAAAACGCTTCCATTATATCAAGAGCATATTTGTTACGTTCAAGTGCCGGATGTTCGCGCTGCAATGGCCGCTGCGGCTGCCGTTTTTTTTGACGAACCTTCCAAAGACTTGGTAACGATCGGAGTAACCGGTACGGAAGGAAAAACGAGTACCGTCGATTTTATCTGGCAGCTGCTGCGGCTTGCCGGAAAAAAGGCAGGGTTTTCTTCGACCGTATCTTTTTCGTTTGGAGATGAGTCGGTCGCCAATCCGGCGCATCAGACTACCCCCGAATCGATTACGGTGCAGGAACGGCTTGCCCGTATGCGGGATAACGGCTGCGAATACGCCGTTGTGGAAGCATCTTCTCACGGGCTTTCTCCCCGAACGGCGCGGCTATTGCATGTGCATTTCGATGCAGGCATATTTATGAATGTGACGCAAGAACATTTGGAATTTCACGGTACCTTTGAACAATACCGCTACGATAAAGCGAATTTATTTCGGTCATTAGATACCCATGACCATAAGAAAAAAAACGGAATGGTTGCGGCCTTCGGTATCGTCAATCTTGAAGATCCGTCTGCCGCCTATTTTGCACAGGCAACAAATCAGCCCGTATTCGGATTTTCCGTGCGAAAAAATATCGATGGCGCTGCTGCGGCTGTTCCGTTCTCAAACTTTGCAGGCGGCTTATCGGCTGATAACATTCATGAAGGGGAGAACAGTTTAACCTTTACCATTCACGCATCGTTGAACGGTGTGCAAAAAACGTATGAGGCCGCCGCTTCGGTAACCGGCTTTTTTAATGTGTACAATATTCTTGCTTCTCTTATTGCCATTCATAATTTAACGGGACTGTCGTTTGATATGCTTGTGCCGTTGCTGAATCGGCTTGTACCGGTAAGGGGGAGAATGTGCCGTGTTGAAGCGGGACAGCGCTTTGAGGTGCTTATCGATTATGCGCATACGCCGTCATCATTCCAAGCGATTATGCCGTCTGTTCGTGACCGTATTAAAGCGAAAGGCGGCCGCGTGATTGCCGTATTCGGTTCGGGCGGAGAGCGCGATACCGTTAAGCGGCCGGAGCAGGGAAGAATTGCCGGAGAATACTGCGATACGATCATCCTCACCGATGAAGACCCCCGCGGCGAAGACCCTGTCGAGCTTTTGGAGATGATTGCCGCCGGCTGTCCTAACAAGAAGCGCGGCGAAGAACTGTTTATCATTCCCGACCGGTCGGCTGCCGTCCGTAAAGCATTTTCCCTTGCGCAACCGAATGATGCGGTATTGTTGCTTGGAAAGGGGCACGAAAATTCGATTATCGGGAAAAACGGCACCGTACCCTATGACGAGTATACCGAAGCGCACAATGCCCTGCGGGAATTGCAGGATTTTTAATGTGTAGGATTTACTGCAAATACTTGGCGTTTAAATTCCGAAGGTGTAAGTCCGTACCGCTTTTTAAAAGCACGGCGGAACGTTTGTGTATTTGCATAGCCGCAGTGTTCGGCCAAAGCACTAAGAGATTCTTTCGTGTTCTCCGCAATCAGCGCTTGAGCTTTTTCGAGCCGTTTATCTTCCAAATATTGAGCAAAACTTTTTTGCATTCTGGTACGAAAGAAATAGTATAGAAAATTCTCCGTCATACCGAAATCTTGAGCCATTTGAGAAAGATTTAAAAGCGGATTTGCATAAGATTGTTCTATATATTCGGCAATATGATTCATGAGGGTTATATCTTTTCCTTGACATACATCTGCCGGCACCGCATGTTTGTTGTCGTTTATTCGTGCGGAGGGTTGAGATTCCGAAAATGAGCAGGGAGAGGTCTGCAAAGAACTTTTTCGCGGTACGCGGAGCAATAATACGGCTGTATATCCGATATAAGATAAGAGACAAATCATAAACACGGCGGATACGGCAAAACGTCCGGTTACTATGTGCTGAACAAATGTAAATTGCGGAATGCTTACGAAAAGGACAGTATCGGTGCCCCGTATCGGTTGTGCAAAGAGAAAATAAGATTTGCCGCGTATACGCTGTTGTGTAATGATTATCGGCTCGTTTCTTTCGTCTGCGTTTTGTATCGATTTTGGCAAGGTCGATAGTATTGTTTGTATTTCAGATTGTACGGGTTCAGTTCCTTTTGTTGCCTCGTCCGGACGAATAAGCAATGGCCTACCTTTGCTGTCGATAAGCCAAAAGACGGCTTTGGTAAAAGCTGGAAGAGCGGAAAAAAGCCCTTCAAAATAGCTTGTTTTTAAAAGTATTATGAGCTTTCCTGCATTTGCTGCCGTGTTTTGCAAAGGAAAGGTCTGTTCAAATACAAGAAGCTTCCTCTGCATTCCTTTAGAAACCACCGAGGATTCGGGCAGCCATGCATTGACATACACAGGTCGTAGATAGTATTCCCGCCATTGTCTGCTGTTTAAATCTTGGAATGTAAAAAGAGTTGTATACATGGTATCTATATCAAAAAAAGCATTGTCCGCTTCCACTAAATAGTCGCTTTTTTTAGAATAAAGATACAGCGAATCGATTGCCGGATGCACCGATTTGACATAGGATAGCTGACGTTGTGCATTGATAAGTATTTGTATATCGGCAGAACCTTGTGCAATCGTATTCTGCATTACAAAGGCTTGTACATCGGTATTGATCATCAGCATATAAGAGAACCGCTGTATTTCACTCATTGTTAAATGAAGGGCATCGGCCGTTTTAATCAAAGTGTTTTTACAGGTATCCATTTGTTTTTTTATTGCACGGCGGAAAAACCGGTATTCAGTGACAGCTATC from Treponema vincentii harbors:
- a CDS encoding UDP-N-acetylmuramoyl-L-alanyl-D-glutamate--2,6-diaminopimelate ligase, producing the protein MCNNRYAKSILQCLFSIEPIEVHGADVTVHSLSYDSREVQTGAAFFALPGVHTDGSKFIDAAIAKGAVAVIHEKTLPLYQEHICYVQVPDVRAAMAAAAAVFFDEPSKDLVTIGVTGTEGKTSTVDFIWQLLRLAGKKAGFSSTVSFSFGDESVANPAHQTTPESITVQERLARMRDNGCEYAVVEASSHGLSPRTARLLHVHFDAGIFMNVTQEHLEFHGTFEQYRYDKANLFRSLDTHDHKKKNGMVAAFGIVNLEDPSAAYFAQATNQPVFGFSVRKNIDGAAAAVPFSNFAGGLSADNIHEGENSLTFTIHASLNGVQKTYEAAASVTGFFNVYNILASLIAIHNLTGLSFDMLVPLLNRLVPVRGRMCRVEAGQRFEVLIDYAHTPSSFQAIMPSVRDRIKAKGGRVIAVFGSGGERDTVKRPEQGRIAGEYCDTIILTDEDPRGEDPVELLEMIAAGCPNKKRGEELFIIPDRSAAVRKAFSLAQPNDAVLLLGKGHENSIIGKNGTVPYDEYTEAHNALRELQDF
- a CDS encoding helix-turn-helix domain-containing protein; this encodes MDTCKNTLIKTADALHLTMSEIQRFSYMLMINTDVQAFVMQNTIAQGSADIQILINAQRQLSYVKSVHPAIDSLYLYSKKSDYLVEADNAFFDIDTMYTTLFTFQDLNSRQWREYYLRPVYVNAWLPESSVVSKGMQRKLLVFEQTFPLQNTAANAGKLIILLKTSYFEGLFSALPAFTKAVFWLIDSKGRPLLIRPDEATKGTEPVQSEIQTILSTLPKSIQNADERNEPIIITQQRIRGKSYFLFAQPIRGTDTVLFVSIPQFTFVQHIVTGRFAVSAVFMICLLSYIGYTAVLLLRVPRKSSLQTSPCSFSESQPSARINDNKHAVPADVCQGKDITLMNHIAEYIEQSYANPLLNLSQMAQDFGMTENFLYYFFRTRMQKSFAQYLEDKRLEKAQALIAENTKESLSALAEHCGYANTQTFRRAFKKRYGLTPSEFKRQVFAVNPTH